In Helicobacter anatolicus, a single genomic region encodes these proteins:
- a CDS encoding DUF4149 domain-containing protein encodes MKRNAFVLFIHALYIWLLGINIGAIITAGAFVAPVIFQAYTFLPDLGITNFDSGILMTQIFLKINTLLNFSAIIILIYELLIFNFRNKKDFFPLLLNGIIVYLIFTFTFFYTPKIIEAQEQGAASVATPEFASLHHQSEYVFQFLLILLSINLVWRVIVLYKNIQTKAKNK; translated from the coding sequence ATGAAAAGAAATGCTTTTGTACTCTTTATTCATGCACTTTATATTTGGCTTCTTGGTATCAATATTGGAGCTATTATCACCGCTGGAGCATTTGTCGCACCTGTAATTTTTCAAGCTTATACTTTTTTACCCGATCTAGGAATTACAAATTTTGATTCTGGAATATTAATGACACAAATCTTTCTAAAAATTAATACTTTATTAAATTTTAGTGCGATTATTATTTTAATTTATGAGCTTTTAATATTTAATTTTAGAAACAAAAAAGATTTTTTTCCACTTTTGCTTAATGGAATTATTGTGTATCTAATTTTTACTTTTACATTTTTCTACACTCCAAAGATTATAGAAGCACAAGAACAAGGAGCCGCATCAGTAGCAACTCCAGAATTTGCAAGCCTCCATCACCAAAGCGAATATGTTTTTCAATTTTTATTAATCTTACTAAGCATTAATTTGGTATGGCGTGTAATTGTGCTTTATAAAAACATTCAAACAAAGGCAAAAAACAAATGA
- a CDS encoding YaaA family protein, with protein MKILLSPSEGKNKNLKFIEQENNFLESLTPKFAERKDVVISYLEALNGEDKEICKIFGTKSVGMDDLALSKNMFYLESMQAIQLYDGVAFKALDFASLNQKSKDFIFNHVCIFSNLLGMIEAKDKIPYYKLNQNYKNKNFGLNTIYKKMTKVLDEYFSDKKIIDLRAEVYIKAYPIKKEHIVVEFLKNGKKVSHYAKHYRGVFLRDLALHQGDITALKTLHEMELKDIVQEKNKNIYIYDVINN; from the coding sequence ATGAAAATATTACTTAGTCCTAGTGAAGGAAAAAATAAAAATCTCAAATTTATAGAACAGGAAAATAATTTTTTAGAATCTTTGACGCCTAAATTTGCGGAGAGAAAAGATGTGGTGATTTCTTATTTGGAGGCATTAAATGGTGAAGATAAGGAGATTTGCAAGATTTTTGGGACAAAGAGTGTGGGAATGGATGATTTGGCTTTGTCAAAAAATATGTTTTATCTTGAAAGTATGCAGGCAATCCAGCTTTATGATGGTGTTGCATTTAAAGCATTAGATTTTGCAAGTTTGAATCAAAAAAGCAAGGATTTTATTTTCAATCATGTGTGTATTTTTAGTAATTTATTGGGAATGATAGAGGCAAAAGATAAGATTCCTTATTATAAATTGAATCAAAACTATAAAAATAAAAATTTTGGATTAAATACAATTTATAAAAAAATGACAAAAGTTTTAGATGAGTATTTTAGCGATAAAAAAATTATTGACTTGCGTGCAGAGGTTTATATCAAGGCATATCCTATCAAAAAAGAACATATTGTTGTGGAGTTTTTAAAAAATGGTAAAAAGGTGAGCCATTATGCTAAACATTATCGTGGAGTATTTTTGAGGGATTTGGCATTGCATCAAGGCGATATTACTGCATTAAAAACATTGCATGAAATGGAGTTAAAAGACATTGTGCAAGAGAAAAATAAAAACATATATATTTATGATGTTATAAATAATTAA
- a CDS encoding outer membrane family protein, whose translation MRWLIMLILMLFTINFLQAIGYQVDGNFTSITRIGLSNNKKVDPKKAIYPNNSFWALSAQLGFILNLLEKDHQLNIGIKGMVGGVGLDTTRKDSTLFPSNTTLNSNEIGKFSQIYMPAWGEIINAYLSYQYKEYFGIKLGRYSFANLDWWSGHNQGVEFFIGNENFKTYAVYTHARSSSGGEWLNHFDPRNGDLNLFGIFTFGIDYNPLLKNQKLLLRYYSYYQPNAFFSTGFKVVWDSNKNFNHQGINFKTTLLTLFSFHNKDASNKISGQDWGYETIFDLTSITPYNPSGYLGRTRGKGGITLFLREDILINRHNVGAGIYKNFGNPNDLIGSYGDPTGLNTWVYTLYGTGPTWSDFFSHDAFNVFLFGGGKYNQFGWDLIARYTHSMRSNENSLALLLNYDITKHINLNLRLEWAGTTNHKGYLLSQTFLQKDVYTDKSMVFWYITAKI comes from the coding sequence ATGCGATGGCTTATTATGCTAATTCTCATGCTGTTTACTATTAATTTTTTACAGGCTATTGGATATCAAGTTGATGGAAATTTTACCTCCATTACACGCATAGGATTGAGTAATAATAAAAAAGTTGATCCAAAAAAAGCCATTTATCCTAATAATAGTTTTTGGGCATTGAGTGCACAACTAGGCTTTATTCTCAATCTTTTAGAAAAAGATCATCAACTCAATATAGGAATAAAAGGAATGGTAGGGGGAGTTGGTTTAGATACCACAAGGAAAGATTCTACACTCTTTCCATCTAATACCACATTAAACAGTAATGAAATTGGAAAATTTTCACAAATTTACATGCCCGCATGGGGCGAGATTATTAACGCATATCTTAGTTATCAGTATAAAGAATATTTTGGAATTAAATTAGGAAGATATAGTTTTGCAAATCTAGATTGGTGGAGTGGCCACAATCAAGGTGTAGAATTTTTTATCGGTAATGAAAATTTTAAAACATATGCAGTCTATACACATGCAAGAAGTTCTTCTGGCGGGGAATGGCTCAATCATTTTGATCCGCGAAATGGTGATTTAAATTTATTTGGAATCTTTACCTTTGGAATTGATTATAATCCCCTATTAAAAAATCAAAAACTTTTATTACGCTATTATTCTTATTATCAACCAAATGCATTTTTTAGCACAGGATTTAAAGTAGTCTGGGATAGCAATAAAAATTTTAACCATCAAGGGATAAATTTTAAAACTACCTTATTAACACTTTTTTCTTTTCATAATAAAGATGCATCTAATAAAATTTCTGGGCAAGATTGGGGTTATGAAACAATCTTTGATTTGACATCAATAACCCCTTATAACCCATCAGGATATTTAGGAAGAACAAGAGGAAAAGGTGGAATCACACTTTTTTTACGCGAAGATATTTTAATTAATCGTCACAATGTTGGTGCAGGAATCTATAAAAATTTTGGAAATCCCAATGATCTTATCGGATCTTATGGTGACCCTACTGGATTAAATACTTGGGTATATACACTCTATGGGACAGGGCCAACTTGGAGTGATTTTTTCTCTCACGATGCATTCAATGTCTTTTTATTTGGTGGAGGAAAATATAATCAATTTGGCTGGGATCTTATAGCAAGATACACGCATTCAATGCGGTCTAATGAAAATTCACTAGCCTTACTACTAAACTATGATATCACAAAACATATAAATTTAAATTTAAGACTTGAATGGGCAGGAACCACCAATCATAAAGGCTATCTACTTTCACAAACTTTTTTACAAAAAGATGTATATACAGATAAAAGTATGGTATTTTGGTATATCACTGCAAAAATTTAA
- the aldA gene encoding aldehyde dehydrogenase: MKTYQNFINGEFIEHKGEFIKVYNPATKEHISSIPSASLQETQDAIMAAKIAQKSWEMKPAIERASYIRKIAELIRKNAKMLTDTLMQEQGKTRTLAEIEINFTADYMDYMSEWARRYEGEIIQSDRANEQIFLFKQAIGVTTGILPWNFPFFLIARKMAPALITGNTIVIKPSSETPNNAYEFAKLVQQSNLPNGVFNLVGGKGSVVGHELASNPNVGMVSLTGSVESGVKIMEAAAKNIIKVSLELGGKAPAIVCKDADINLAVEAIKASRICNNGQVCNCAERAYIHTSVYDEFVDKFSQAMSKVSVGNTMQGDFDMGPLVNQAGVDNALAMLNRATQSGAKIEVGGKIQNTDGYFFPATVVTGVKHSDEIMQKEIFAPILPIVKFDTLDEAIDMANDCEYGLTSSIYTQNLDVAMRACKEIKFGETYINRENFEAMQGFHAGFRKSGIGGADGKHGLEEYLATHVVYIQHNLKIQ, encoded by the coding sequence ATGAAAACTTATCAGAATTTTATCAACGGCGAATTTATCGAACATAAAGGCGAATTTATCAAAGTTTATAACCCCGCGACAAAAGAGCATATCTCTTCTATTCCTAGCGCAAGTTTGCAAGAAACACAAGATGCAATCATGGCAGCTAAAATCGCACAAAAATCTTGGGAAATGAAACCTGCAATTGAACGCGCAAGCTATATAAGAAAAATTGCAGAACTCATTCGAAAAAATGCAAAAATGCTTACAGATACACTCATGCAAGAACAAGGAAAAACACGCACATTAGCAGAAATTGAAATCAATTTCACCGCAGATTATATGGATTATATGAGCGAATGGGCTAGAAGATATGAAGGAGAAATTATTCAAAGCGATCGTGCAAATGAGCAAATTTTTCTTTTCAAACAAGCCATTGGCGTTACTACAGGTATATTGCCTTGGAACTTTCCATTCTTTCTTATTGCAAGAAAAATGGCACCTGCACTCATCACAGGTAACACAATTGTTATAAAACCAAGTAGTGAAACTCCAAATAATGCTTATGAGTTTGCAAAACTCGTACAACAAAGCAATCTTCCAAATGGAGTATTTAATCTTGTTGGTGGTAAGGGAAGTGTTGTAGGTCACGAACTTGCTAGCAACCCCAATGTAGGAATGGTAAGCCTTACAGGAAGTGTAGAATCTGGTGTCAAAATTATGGAGGCAGCAGCAAAAAATATCATAAAAGTATCGCTTGAACTTGGTGGAAAAGCCCCTGCTATTGTTTGTAAAGATGCAGATATTAACCTTGCAGTAGAAGCTATCAAAGCTAGTAGAATCTGCAATAATGGGCAAGTGTGCAATTGTGCTGAAAGAGCATATATTCATACAAGTGTTTATGATGAATTTGTAGATAAATTTTCTCAAGCAATGAGCAAAGTTAGCGTTGGAAATACCATGCAAGGAGACTTTGACATGGGACCTTTAGTCAATCAAGCTGGTGTAGATAATGCCTTAGCAATGCTTAATCGTGCAACACAATCTGGAGCAAAAATTGAAGTTGGTGGAAAAATTCAAAATACTGATGGATACTTCTTCCCAGCAACAGTAGTTACAGGAGTAAAACATAGCGATGAAATTATGCAAAAAGAGATTTTTGCACCTATTTTGCCTATTGTGAAATTTGACACACTAGATGAAGCAATTGATATGGCAAATGATTGCGAATATGGTCTTACAAGCTCTATTTATACGCAAAATCTTGATGTAGCAATGCGTGCTTGTAAAGAAATCAAATTTGGTGAAACTTATATAAATAGAGAAAATTTTGAAGCAATGCAAGGATTCCATGCTGGATTTAGAAAAAGCGGAATTGGTGGTGCAGATGGTAAGCATGGGTTGGAAGAATATCTTGCAACACATGTTGTCTATATCCAACACAATCTAAAAATTCAATAA
- a CDS encoding L-rhamnose mutarotase — translation MKNLKIIDTHFHIWEREFFAIEWIKNSEFDRNFTFKDYVKSYKDLNFYGGIYIEVDSTQKEKELAYIQNLARQKDQILGICIPQETFFSKQKSPKTCAIRKIMHKEIPCEEEILQSIEKIYKENTKIVFEACLLEKDLLLLEKIATKFPKLKIVINHFGNPDFNDLESYTHKIKTLAKIANIYCKLSPCDSFDIQIAEQNLDKILKIIFSYFPVEKLLFGSNYPVSKIPPYLWVKILYTKLLNLHISHENIQKIFTKNAMECYEILPKKQRFSQITKIKQDMLETYKNLHYNAWKEINDTLKKAHIQNYSIYHYGDYLFAYFEYTGEDFSKDMQQIAQDSFTQKWWIQTDACQIPMGENSPWLDITEVFHLD, via the coding sequence ATGAAAAATTTAAAAATCATTGACACGCATTTTCATATTTGGGAAAGAGAATTTTTTGCTATAGAATGGATTAAAAATAGCGAATTTGACAGGAATTTTACTTTCAAAGACTATGTAAAATCCTATAAAGATCTTAATTTTTATGGAGGAATTTATATTGAAGTAGATTCCACACAAAAGGAAAAAGAACTTGCATATATTCAAAACCTTGCAAGACAAAAGGATCAAATTTTAGGCATTTGCATTCCTCAAGAAACCTTTTTTTCTAAGCAAAAATCACCAAAAACCTGTGCGATACGAAAAATCATGCATAAAGAAATTCCTTGCGAAGAAGAAATTTTACAATCTATAGAAAAAATCTACAAAGAAAATACAAAAATTGTTTTTGAAGCATGTTTGCTAGAAAAAGATTTATTGCTACTAGAAAAAATTGCTACAAAATTTCCTAAGTTAAAAATTGTAATTAATCATTTTGGAAATCCAGATTTTAACGATCTTGAAAGCTATACACACAAAATAAAAACATTAGCAAAAATTGCAAATATTTATTGCAAGCTTTCTCCTTGTGATAGTTTTGATATACAAATAGCAGAACAAAACCTAGACAAGATCTTAAAAATTATTTTTTCTTATTTTCCTGTAGAAAAACTTTTATTTGGCAGCAATTATCCTGTAAGTAAAATTCCCCCATATCTTTGGGTAAAAATACTTTATACAAAACTCTTAAATCTCCATATATCTCACGAAAATATACAAAAAATTTTTACAAAAAATGCTATGGAATGTTATGAGATTTTGCCCAAAAAGCAAAGATTCTCACAGATTACAAAAATCAAACAAGATATGTTAGAAACTTATAAAAACCTGCATTACAACGCATGGAAAGAAATCAATGACACACTCAAAAAGGCTCATATTCAAAACTATAGCATCTATCATTACGGAGATTATCTCTTTGCATATTTTGAATATACAGGAGAGGACTTTTCAAAAGATATGCAACAAATCGCGCAAGACTCTTTTACACAAAAATGGTGGATACAAACAGATGCTTGTCAAATCCCCATGGGAGAAAACTCCCCTTGGCTTGATATTACAGAAGTTTTTCATCTTGATTAA
- a CDS encoding sugar MFS transporter, producing the protein MKISPIQLRIAITLVTFLFFLWGLSYGLIDVMNKNLQNHLHITQHESGYLQMAYFGAYFIIALPAGFIAQKFSYKIGILMGLALYAIGCLLIIPATNSANFALFLFAFFILACGLGTLETNANSYITKLGDSKNSSFRINAAQSFNGIGQFIGPIIAGQLFLSITKAPKDAPIEIIEELLQKNMGNVQLIYVAIAVVVFFTMLAFIFAKLPEQKEEITTQQSQNILTCFKNKIFSLGLFAQFLYIAAQVGAGAFFINYVTEHNTDISDSQAAYYFSIALIAFMLGRIFTTPLMKKISSHKILGIYSMINALLCMYLYFSSGFSGVIALIAIFFFMSISFPTIFAISISTLPQSQVKLASSLLIMSIVGGAIMPSIMGYFNDLYGTSMGYLILTICFLFVSYYGFIGSKEK; encoded by the coding sequence ATGAAAATTTCACCTATACAGTTAAGAATTGCTATTACTCTTGTTACTTTTCTATTTTTTCTCTGGGGACTTAGTTATGGTCTTATTGATGTAATGAACAAAAACTTGCAAAACCACTTGCATATTACCCAACATGAAAGCGGTTATTTACAAATGGCCTATTTTGGTGCGTATTTTATTATCGCTCTACCCGCAGGATTTATTGCACAAAAATTTTCCTATAAAATTGGAATCTTAATGGGATTGGCACTCTATGCTATTGGTTGTCTTTTGATTATTCCTGCAACAAATTCTGCAAATTTTGCTTTATTTTTATTTGCATTTTTTATCCTAGCTTGTGGACTTGGCACTCTAGAAACTAATGCAAATTCCTATATTACAAAATTAGGGGATTCTAAAAATTCAAGCTTTAGAATCAATGCTGCACAGAGCTTCAATGGTATTGGTCAATTTATCGGACCCATTATTGCGGGACAACTTTTTTTATCCATTACTAAAGCACCAAAAGATGCCCCTATAGAAATAATAGAAGAATTATTACAAAAAAATATGGGAAATGTTCAGCTCATCTATGTAGCAATTGCTGTTGTTGTGTTTTTCACAATGTTGGCTTTTATTTTTGCAAAACTACCTGAACAAAAAGAAGAAATCACCACTCAACAATCTCAAAATATTCTAACTTGCTTTAAAAATAAAATTTTTTCTTTAGGATTATTTGCACAATTTCTTTATATCGCTGCACAAGTTGGCGCAGGAGCATTTTTTATCAATTATGTTACAGAACATAACACAGATATCAGCGACTCTCAAGCAGCATATTATTTTAGCATTGCACTCATTGCTTTTATGCTAGGAAGAATTTTTACCACGCCTTTGATGAAAAAGATTTCATCTCATAAAATCCTAGGAATCTATAGCATGATTAATGCATTACTTTGTATGTATTTGTATTTCTCTAGTGGATTTAGCGGAGTAATTGCTTTAATTGCCATCTTTTTCTTTATGAGCATTTCATTCCCCACAATCTTTGCAATCTCTATTAGCACACTCCCACAATCCCAAGTTAAGCTTGCAAGTTCTTTATTAATTATGAGCATTGTTGGTGGTGCAATTATGCCAAGTATCATGGGATATTTTAATGATCTCTATGGCACAAGTATGGGATATTTAATCCTTACAATTTGCTTTTTATTTGTCTCTTACTATGGATTTATTGGATCAAAGGAAAAATAA
- a CDS encoding SDR family oxidoreductase, whose translation MDLQLQNKNIIITGGLKGIGGGITLSLAKEGAIPIIISRTENKAFEEKLQKITKNYAIYYFDLKNHQEIENLTKNILQKFPNIYALVNNAGMNDNLDILQTPVKKLIESYENNLFHYYELTRILFPSIQKNQGNILNIVSKTGITGQGKTSAYASAKAAQIGFTREWACAFAKDNVRVNAIAPAEVMTPLYEKWLQNFKDPKAQYNNIASKIPLGKRFTTIEEIADFATFIISPKSSHTTGQIFHIDGGYVHLDRALNWD comes from the coding sequence ATGGATCTACAACTTCAAAATAAAAATATTATCATTACAGGCGGATTAAAAGGAATTGGCGGGGGCATTACTTTGTCTTTAGCAAAAGAAGGTGCTATCCCTATTATTATTTCAAGAACAGAAAATAAAGCCTTTGAAGAAAAACTGCAAAAAATCACAAAAAACTATGCAATTTATTATTTTGATCTCAAAAATCATCAAGAAATTGAGAATCTAACTAAAAATATTTTACAAAAATTCCCAAACATCTATGCATTAGTCAATAATGCTGGAATGAATGATAATTTAGACATACTACAAACACCTGTAAAAAAACTCATAGAAAGCTATGAAAACAATCTTTTTCACTACTACGAACTCACAAGAATCCTATTTCCTAGTATCCAAAAAAATCAAGGAAATATCTTAAATATTGTTTCAAAAACAGGAATCACAGGACAAGGAAAAACCTCTGCATACGCATCGGCAAAAGCTGCACAAATAGGGTTTACAAGAGAATGGGCATGTGCCTTTGCAAAAGATAATGTGAGAGTAAATGCCATAGCACCTGCTGAAGTTATGACTCCACTTTATGAAAAATGGTTACAAAATTTTAAAGACCCAAAAGCTCAATACAACAACATTGCTTCAAAAATCCCATTGGGCAAAAGATTTACCACAATTGAAGAAATTGCAGATTTTGCTACTTTTATTATCAGTCCCAAAAGCTCACACACCACAGGACAAATATTCCATATTGATGGCGGATATGTCCACTTAGATAGAGCATTAAATTGGGATTAA
- a CDS encoding UxaA family hydrolase, which translates to MKNTKILGFRREDNSFGLRNKVIIIPSVHCANKCVENIAKLNPDSVYITHQHGCSQLDYDAKQTQMVLAGHGTNPNVYGVLIIGLGCEVISADNLAKNIKENTPYKEVHHLIIQEEGGVLNTTKKGDAIVKQMLLNAQKQTQSFGDWSDIVLGTECGGSDAFSGLSANPALGAVSDFIIEHDGSVILAETTELIGAEHLLAKRAINEEIKNKVYSTINNFEQLVLNSHADIRGANPSPGNIAGGLSSIEEKSLGCIYKAGSKPLVDVKEYAHKITQKGLTLMNTPGNDIEQLSGMVAGGCNLCIFTTGRGTPTGSPITPTIKVSSNTKTFLNMQDCIDINAGDILDGKKTMEEKKEEILEFVIKLSQGELTKAEINKQNDFSIWRLATTC; encoded by the coding sequence ATGAAAAATACAAAAATACTAGGCTTTAGAAGAGAGGATAATTCTTTTGGTCTTCGTAATAAAGTTATTATTATCCCGAGTGTGCATTGTGCAAATAAATGTGTAGAAAATATCGCAAAATTAAATCCCGATAGTGTATATATTACACATCAACACGGATGCTCCCAGCTTGATTATGATGCTAAGCAAACCCAAATGGTTTTGGCAGGGCATGGAACAAATCCAAATGTCTATGGCGTGTTGATTATAGGGCTTGGATGCGAGGTAATTAGCGCTGATAATCTTGCTAAAAATATCAAAGAAAACACTCCATATAAAGAAGTACATCACCTCATTATTCAAGAAGAAGGTGGAGTTTTAAATACCACAAAAAAGGGTGATGCAATCGTCAAACAAATGCTTTTAAATGCACAAAAACAAACACAAAGTTTTGGAGATTGGTCAGATATTGTTTTAGGTACAGAATGTGGCGGAAGCGATGCTTTTTCAGGACTTTCTGCAAATCCTGCATTAGGAGCAGTTAGCGATTTTATCATCGAGCATGATGGTAGTGTAATTTTAGCAGAAACAACAGAATTAATTGGTGCAGAGCACCTTCTTGCAAAACGCGCAATCAATGAAGAAATCAAAAACAAAGTTTATAGCACAATTAATAATTTTGAACAGCTTGTTCTTAACTCTCATGCAGATATTAGAGGAGCAAATCCAAGTCCTGGAAATATCGCGGGAGGACTTTCTAGTATTGAAGAAAAATCTTTGGGATGTATTTACAAGGCCGGAAGTAAGCCCCTTGTTGATGTAAAAGAATATGCTCATAAAATCACACAAAAGGGTCTAACGCTAATGAACACTCCAGGAAATGATATAGAACAACTCTCTGGAATGGTCGCTGGTGGATGCAATCTTTGTATTTTTACCACAGGAAGAGGTACTCCAACAGGCTCTCCCATTACTCCAACTATCAAAGTTTCCTCCAACACAAAAACTTTTTTAAATATGCAAGATTGCATTGATATTAATGCAGGAGATATTTTAGATGGCAAAAAAACTATGGAAGAAAAAAAGGAGGAAATTTTAGAATTTGTTATCAAACTCTCGCAAGGAGAACTTACAAAAGCAGAAATTAATAAACAAAATGATTTTTCAATCTGGCGTCTAGCTACAACATGTTAA
- a CDS encoding UxaA family hydrolase, with product MQFIIINQLDNVATTLKDCKSGEKLGDVTLLQDIKNGHKFAIKDILKGENIVKYGEVIAQASCDIKKGSHVHIHNIEGIRGRGDKQ from the coding sequence ATGCAATTTATCATTATCAACCAATTAGACAATGTTGCCACCACATTAAAAGATTGCAAAAGTGGAGAAAAATTAGGAGATGTTACATTATTACAAGATATCAAAAATGGTCACAAATTTGCCATTAAGGATATTTTAAAAGGTGAGAACATTGTGAAATACGGAGAAGTTATCGCGCAAGCTAGCTGTGATATTAAAAAAGGATCGCATGTCCATATTCACAATATTGAAGGAATCCGAGGACGAGGAGATAAACAATGA
- a CDS encoding dihydrodipicolinate synthase family protein, which translates to MKLFGTLPAMLTPYNKDLSINTQEYIKIARFGIKNGLNGIFCNGSAGDGLALSFEKKVQLMKLSVEAAKKEVPVISGIGSVIYEETLALAQKAKEIGVDALLLQPPFYYPISEENMIAYFSQIAKKISLPLYIYNIPLFAPPISLKVAKTLSKIENIIGMKDSSGSAVDFAHFMDVCNFDIFVGREEYYLGALINGAKGSMTSCGGVFPEIMSKIYQNFHNQDFSTAQKLQKSIIKAISFASSLPFPLGYACLLEARGFNFNSLVSPHPIHENITASFETKKQEAKKIIQEIHQEVGLSSL; encoded by the coding sequence ATGAAACTATTTGGCACACTTCCAGCGATGCTAACCCCATACAATAAAGATTTAAGCATTAATACGCAAGAATATATCAAAATTGCAAGATTTGGTATCAAGAATGGATTAAATGGAATTTTTTGTAACGGGTCTGCTGGCGATGGCTTGGCACTAAGCTTTGAAAAAAAGGTCCAGCTCATGAAACTTAGCGTCGAAGCGGCAAAAAAAGAAGTCCCCGTAATTAGTGGAATTGGTAGCGTAATTTATGAAGAAACTCTAGCGCTTGCACAAAAAGCAAAAGAAATTGGTGTAGATGCCTTGCTTTTACAACCTCCATTTTACTATCCCATTAGCGAAGAAAATATGATTGCCTATTTTAGTCAAATTGCAAAAAAAATTAGTCTTCCACTCTATATCTATAATATTCCACTTTTTGCCCCTCCTATCAGCCTCAAGGTAGCAAAGACCCTAAGCAAAATTGAAAATATTATAGGAATGAAGGATTCTTCAGGATCAGCGGTGGATTTTGCACATTTTATGGATGTATGTAATTTTGATATTTTTGTAGGTAGAGAGGAATATTATCTTGGAGCATTAATCAATGGTGCTAAGGGTTCAATGACTTCTTGTGGGGGCGTATTTCCAGAGATCATGAGCAAAATCTATCAAAACTTCCACAATCAAGATTTCTCTACCGCTCAAAAACTTCAAAAATCCATCATTAAAGCAATTTCATTTGCATCAAGTCTGCCATTTCCTTTAGGATACGCATGTCTTTTAGAAGCTAGAGGCTTTAATTTCAACAGCCTAGTAAGTCCACACCCTATCCATGAAAATATTACAGCAAGCTTTGAAACTAAAAAACAAGAGGCTAAAAAAATTATTCAAGAGATCCACCAAGAAGTGGGATTAAGTAGTCTTTAG
- a CDS encoding LysE family translocator, translated as MLDFIFQYHKEILSILTIWTLAVIMPGPDFFLIVRSSIKQSKHQALSSVAGIIFGTLIWLIVGFFLINILSKTILFDIVQFCGGIYLLYMASKIFYSLKNKKEQNLDSIQLQSSSKQSFISGVFTNLSNPKPPIFISIILSNLPTTPPLQVNLLLLFFMLFIPSIWFWFVVYFFRIKTIYQGFLKRAFFIDIVAGIIFVFFGLNLIYSITIKLF; from the coding sequence TTGCTAGATTTTATTTTTCAATATCACAAAGAAATTTTAAGTATTCTTACAATTTGGACTTTGGCAGTAATCATGCCAGGTCCAGATTTTTTTCTCATCGTTCGATCCTCCATCAAACAAAGCAAACATCAAGCCCTAAGTTCTGTAGCAGGAATTATCTTTGGCACACTAATTTGGCTTATTGTAGGATTTTTCTTAATCAATATTCTTAGCAAAACCATACTTTTTGACATTGTGCAATTTTGTGGTGGAATTTATTTGCTTTATATGGCAAGTAAAATTTTTTATTCTCTCAAAAATAAAAAGGAACAAAATCTAGATTCTATCCAATTGCAAAGTTCCTCCAAACAAAGCTTTATTTCTGGAGTTTTTACCAATCTCTCCAACCCAAAACCTCCAATTTTTATCAGCATTATTCTTAGCAATCTTCCAACCACACCTCCCCTACAAGTCAATTTGCTTTTACTATTTTTTATGCTTTTTATCCCTAGTATTTGGTTTTGGTTTGTAGTATATTTTTTTAGAATCAAGACAATTTATCAAGGCTTTTTAAAGCGTGCATTTTTTATTGATATAGTCGCTGGAATTATTTTTGTTTTCTTCGGCCTAAATCTTATCTATAGTATTACAATTAAACTTTTTTAA